The Phycisphaerae bacterium genome contains the following window.
TCCAGCACCTTGACCAGACGCCATTTCTTGGTCTTGGATATCGGCCGGCACTCCATGATCTGGACACGATCGCCCTGCCGCGCCTCCCGGCGGGCGTCGTGCGCGTGCAGCACCATTCGATGGCGGACGTACTTGTCGTACTGCGGGTGGCGGGCCCGGTACTCGACCTCAACCCGAAGGGTCTGCGGCGTCCTGTTCGCCTTGGTCACCACCCCGATCACGGTCCGCCGCACCCGGCGCGCCTTCTTGTCCTGAACCATTTCGGCCATGCCCGTTACCTACCTCTACTTGGTACGCTTGTGCGTAGCCAGAGCCTCCAGATGGTATTGCTTCTGCTCGACACCCTCCTCGCCGCGTTCGCGGAGCACCGTGAACAGCCGGGCAATGTCCCTCTTGGCCCGAGTCAGCAGGGAGGGGTCATGGAGCTTCTCGGTCACCGCCTGGCTGCGGAGATCGAAGGTGTAACGGCGCAGCCGATCCAGCTCGCCGTGCAGCTCCTCGGTCTTCATCTGCCGCATTTCCGAAATCTTCATCAGATCGTCTCCGCCTCGGCTATACCTCGTGGCGACGGGTCACAAACCGGCAGCGGAAGGGCATCTTGTGGGCCACCCGGGAAAACGCCCGCCGGGCCACGTCCTCGGCCACGCCACCAATCTCGAACAGCATCGAACCCTTCTTCACCACCGCTACATAGTACTCCGGCTCGCCCTTGCCCTTACCCATGCGCGTTTCCAGCGGCTTGCGCGACACCGGCTTGTGCGGGAACACCCGGATGTAAACCCGTCCCTCACGATGGAGAAAGTGGGTCGCGGCCATACGGCCGGCTTCGATCTGCCGGGCAGTC
Protein-coding sequences here:
- the rpsQ gene encoding 30S ribosomal protein S17 produces the protein MAEMVQDKKARRVRRTVIGVVTKANRTPQTLRVEVEYRARHPQYDKYVRHRMVLHAHDARREARQGDRVQIMECRPISKTKKWRLVKVLERSVQGEKQIGVDTRADSAGGKA
- the rpmC gene encoding 50S ribosomal protein L29; its protein translation is MKISEMRQMKTEELHGELDRLRRYTFDLRSQAVTEKLHDPSLLTRAKRDIARLFTVLRERGEEGVEQKQYHLEALATHKRTK
- the rplP gene encoding 50S ribosomal protein L16, which produces MALMPKRLKYRKAQRGGRQPTIATRGNRVSFGEFGLQSLEHGWMTARQIEAGRMAATHFLHREGRVYIRVFPHKPVSRKPLETRMGKGKGEPEYYVAVVKKGSMLFEIGGVAEDVARRAFSRVAHKMPFRCRFVTRRHEV